A single genomic interval of Flavobacteriales bacterium harbors:
- a CDS encoding RNA-binding S4 domain-containing protein — MRIDKFLWCVRLHKSRSLATEACQRGRVRLNDREVKPAAEVHIDDRIGVREPPIWRVFRVTALPRTRMAARLVPDHIVDETPWDDLQKLEMARRVQAQGRAPGEGRPTKRDRRDIDRFKDPA; from the coding sequence ATGCGCATCGACAAGTTCCTCTGGTGCGTGCGGCTGCACAAGAGCCGCAGCCTGGCCACCGAGGCCTGCCAGCGTGGCCGCGTGCGCCTGAACGACCGTGAGGTGAAGCCGGCCGCCGAGGTGCACATCGATGACCGCATCGGCGTGCGCGAGCCGCCCATCTGGCGCGTGTTCCGCGTCACGGCCCTGCCCCGCACGCGCATGGCCGCCAGGCTCGTGCCCGACCACATCGTGGACGAGACGCCTTGGGATGACCTGCAAAAGCTGGAGATGGCACGCCGGGTGCAGGCCCAGGGCCGCGCTCCGGGCGAGGGTCGACCCACCAAACGCGACCGGCGCGACATTGACCGGTTCAAGGACCCGGCCTGA
- the typA gene encoding translational GTPase TypA, which translates to MTDLRNIAIIAHVDHGKTTLVDKILHQCQLFRVNEEVKDLLLDNNDLERERGITILSKNVSVRYKGTKINIIDTPGHSDFGGEVERVLNMADGVILLVDAFEGPMPQTRFVLGKAIELGLKPVVVINKVDKPNCTPEEVYEAVFELMFALDASEDQLDFPVVYGSSKQGWMGPDWKSPTEDVSHLLDVIVQHVPAPRQVEGTLQLRITSLDYSSFQGRIAVGRVSRGTVRPGQQVTLVKNDGTQQKGQVKELMVFEGLGKEKVKHEVGCGEIVAVMGLEGFDIGDTIADAENPEGLPRFSVDEPTMSMLFTINNSPFFGREGQFVTSRHVRDRLFKEIEKNLAMRLQETDSPDRLLVFGRGILHLSILVETMRREGYEFQLGQPQVLYKEVDGQRHEPIELLTVQVPEQFSSRVIDHVTRRKGDILNIEQKSDRTVLEFSIPARGIIGLRNVLLTATEGEAIIAHRFKGYEPYKGQIATPRPGCIVSAETGTAIAYAIDKLQDRGKFFIEPGEEVYAGQVIGESPKPGEELGVNVIRVKKLTNMRASGSDDKVNIAPAVKFSLEECMEYIAEDEYLEVTPKSLRIRKILLDENERKRAAKKLQEA; encoded by the coding sequence ATGACCGACCTGCGCAACATCGCCATCATCGCCCACGTGGACCACGGCAAGACCACGCTGGTGGACAAGATCCTCCACCAATGCCAGCTCTTCCGGGTGAACGAGGAGGTGAAGGACCTGCTGTTGGACAACAACGACCTGGAGCGGGAGCGCGGGATCACGATCCTCAGCAAGAACGTGAGCGTGCGCTACAAGGGCACCAAGATCAACATCATCGACACCCCGGGCCACAGCGACTTCGGCGGCGAGGTGGAGCGCGTGCTGAACATGGCCGACGGGGTGATCCTGCTCGTGGACGCCTTCGAGGGCCCGATGCCACAGACCCGGTTCGTGCTGGGGAAGGCCATCGAGCTCGGGTTGAAGCCGGTGGTGGTGATCAACAAGGTGGACAAGCCGAACTGCACGCCCGAGGAGGTGTACGAGGCCGTGTTCGAGCTGATGTTCGCCCTGGACGCCAGCGAGGACCAGCTCGATTTCCCGGTGGTGTACGGCAGCAGCAAGCAGGGCTGGATGGGCCCCGACTGGAAGTCCCCGACCGAGGATGTGAGCCACCTGCTCGATGTGATCGTGCAGCACGTACCGGCGCCGCGTCAGGTGGAAGGCACGCTTCAGCTGCGCATCACCAGCCTCGATTACAGCAGTTTTCAAGGCAGGATCGCCGTGGGGCGCGTCTCGCGCGGTACCGTCCGCCCGGGCCAGCAGGTCACCCTGGTGAAGAACGACGGCACCCAGCAGAAGGGGCAGGTCAAGGAGCTGATGGTGTTCGAAGGCCTGGGCAAGGAGAAGGTGAAGCACGAGGTGGGTTGCGGCGAGATCGTGGCGGTGATGGGGTTGGAGGGTTTTGACATCGGCGACACCATCGCGGACGCCGAGAACCCGGAGGGCCTGCCCCGCTTCTCGGTGGACGAGCCCACCATGAGCATGCTCTTCACCATCAACAACTCGCCCTTCTTCGGGCGTGAGGGGCAGTTCGTCACCAGCCGCCACGTGCGCGACCGCCTGTTCAAGGAGATCGAGAAGAACCTGGCGATGCGCCTTCAGGAGACCGACAGCCCCGACCGGCTGCTGGTGTTCGGACGCGGCATCCTGCATCTGAGCATCCTGGTGGAGACCATGCGCCGCGAAGGCTACGAGTTCCAGCTGGGCCAGCCGCAGGTGCTGTACAAGGAGGTCGACGGCCAGCGCCACGAGCCGATCGAGCTGCTCACCGTGCAGGTGCCGGAGCAATTCAGCAGCCGTGTGATCGACCACGTGACGCGCCGCAAGGGCGACATCCTCAACATCGAGCAGAAGAGCGACCGCACGGTGCTGGAGTTCAGCATCCCTGCGCGCGGCATCATCGGCCTGCGCAACGTGCTGCTCACCGCCACCGAGGGCGAGGCCATCATCGCGCACCGGTTCAAGGGCTATGAGCCGTACAAGGGCCAGATCGCCACGCCGCGCCCGGGCTGCATCGTGAGCGCCGAGACCGGCACCGCCATCGCCTATGCCATCGACAAGCTGCAGGACCGCGGCAAGTTCTTCATCGAGCCCGGGGAGGAGGTGTACGCCGGCCAGGTGATCGGAGAGAGCCCCAAGCCGGGGGAGGAGCTCGGTGTGAACGTGATCCGCGTGAAGAAGCTCACCAACATGCGCGCCAGCGGCAGCGACGACAAGGTGAACATCGCGCCTGCGGTCAAGTTCAGCCTGGAGGAGTGCATGGAGTACATCGCCGAGGACGAGTACCTCGAGGTGACGCCCAAGAGCCTGCGCATCCGCAAGATCCTGCTGGACGAGAACGAACGGAAGCGCGCGGCGAAGAAGCTGCAGGAGGCCTAG
- a CDS encoding ThuA domain-containing protein has protein sequence MKRFLYLALGAMPFAVHAQPRVLHFTRTSGFDHGTRAVSFSLFQGIAQELGLLVDDDASGAPFSDPQVLGTYDAIVFANTSGDAILDAQQRAHFETWVANGGHVLGIHAACDTYRHSSANGGNTGTWDFFAELIGASVQQTPNHVNGTPSYAIQHIGSHASTADLPDLWVKNEEYYYWEGGYYGPDNVEVLRVEQTVGPNGLVNSYDAPRAMSWTRSLPTGSRVFYTALGHAADNYVSDTLFRTHMMDALAWLLEGTTSVPSVHGEAELHVLPNPASGELTIVTDASWSGMPMQLVDAAGHVVLQGTLTGERTTVPLNSLPAGSYLVCTPGAMRPIQIMR, from the coding sequence ATGAAGCGCTTCCTGTACCTCGCTCTGGGCGCGATGCCTTTCGCAGTGCACGCCCAACCGCGTGTGCTCCACTTCACGCGCACCAGCGGCTTCGACCACGGTACGCGGGCGGTGTCCTTCTCCCTGTTCCAAGGCATCGCGCAGGAGCTCGGCCTGCTGGTGGACGATGATGCCAGCGGTGCGCCCTTCAGCGATCCACAGGTGCTCGGCACCTACGATGCCATCGTCTTCGCCAACACCAGTGGCGATGCCATCCTTGATGCGCAGCAACGGGCCCACTTCGAGACCTGGGTGGCGAACGGCGGCCATGTGCTGGGCATCCATGCCGCCTGCGACACCTACCGCCACAGCTCGGCCAACGGCGGCAACACGGGCACCTGGGACTTCTTCGCGGAGCTGATCGGCGCCAGCGTCCAGCAGACCCCGAACCATGTGAACGGAACGCCCTCGTATGCCATACAGCATATCGGCAGCCACGCAAGCACCGCCGACCTGCCCGACCTCTGGGTGAAGAACGAAGAGTACTACTACTGGGAGGGCGGGTACTACGGGCCCGACAACGTGGAGGTGCTGCGCGTGGAGCAAACCGTGGGGCCGAACGGGCTGGTGAACTCCTACGACGCGCCCCGTGCCATGAGCTGGACCCGAAGCCTGCCCACCGGCTCACGCGTGTTCTACACCGCCCTCGGGCATGCGGCGGACAACTATGTGAGCGACACGCTCTTCCGCACGCACATGATGGATGCGCTGGCGTGGCTGCTGGAGGGTACCACCAGCGTGCCGTCGGTCCATGGCGAAGCGGAACTCCACGTACTTCCCAACCCCGCCTCGGGTGAACTGACCATCGTGACGGACGCCTCGTGGAGCGGCATGCCCATGCAGCTTGTTGATGCCGCAGGGCACGTGGTCCTGCAGGGAACGCTTACCGGCGAACGGACGACGGTCCCGTTGAACAGCCTTCCCGCAGGGAGCTACCTGGTGTGCACACCGGGAGCCATGCGGCCGATCCAGATCATGCGCTGA
- a CDS encoding class I SAM-dependent methyltransferase, whose amino-acid sequence MRHPADGLPALGPVEHGVALLEHPGRFAELYNRAREWEGRILDDAEMARLPQRSGGPYSREWRVRARSAQRLLDHLARSGPRSAVLDVGCGNGWMSAWLARAGHSVLGIDRTLPELQQAARVFPDGPRFALADLFNPALDDLRFNVVLFAASFHYFVDARSTLQRARMLATDGEVHVMDSMLYPDQKAAGEARARTVAYYAHLGVPELAAHYHAHTLEEVRTAGPHLLLRRPGRWNTLIDRLHGLRDPFHHVVLRS is encoded by the coding sequence ATGAGGCACCCTGCGGACGGCCTGCCAGCCCTCGGTCCCGTGGAACATGGCGTGGCCCTGCTGGAGCACCCCGGCAGGTTCGCAGAGCTCTACAACCGGGCGCGTGAATGGGAAGGTCGGATCCTGGATGACGCGGAGATGGCCCGCCTGCCGCAGAGGTCCGGCGGACCGTACAGCCGGGAATGGCGCGTGCGCGCCCGCAGTGCGCAGCGCTTGCTGGACCATCTCGCGCGATCCGGTCCTCGGTCCGCCGTGCTCGATGTCGGCTGTGGCAACGGTTGGATGTCCGCATGGCTCGCACGGGCGGGCCACTCGGTGCTGGGCATCGACCGCACTCTCCCGGAGCTGCAGCAGGCCGCGCGCGTGTTCCCTGACGGACCGCGCTTCGCGTTGGCCGACCTCTTCAACCCCGCGCTCGACGACCTCCGCTTCAACGTCGTGCTCTTCGCCGCCAGCTTCCATTACTTCGTTGACGCCCGGTCCACACTGCAGCGGGCACGGATGCTGGCCACTGACGGCGAAGTGCATGTGATGGACAGTATGCTGTATCCGGACCAGAAGGCGGCCGGGGAGGCGCGCGCGCGCACCGTGGCCTACTACGCCCACCTCGGCGTGCCGGAGCTCGCGGCGCACTACCATGCCCACACGCTCGAGGAGGTCCGAACGGCGGGTCCGCACCTCCTCCTGCGGCGGCCTGGTCGGTGGAACACATTGATCGACCGGCTGCACGGCCTTCGTGATCCGTTCCATCATGTGGTCCTCCGGTCCTGA
- a CDS encoding radical SAM protein has protein sequence MKVLLSHGYFLHEDAKERRLMRPYPPLGLLYIAGHLREAGHEVEVYDSTFGTMDGLFDRLLRARPRCLGLYVNLMTRANIVRIMRRVRQDPTLRELPIVLGGPETRAHAERFLAHGATACVVGEGERTMAELVEAFEAGRTELSGIAGVVWRDAHGALHHTPEREKLKDLAGLSLPARDLIDMQAYLDAWRGRHGYSTINVSTMRGCPYTCRWCSRGVYGLSYRRRPVEQVIDELADIQQRFAPDRIWFVDDVFTVNHRWLKDFTEEIERRGLRIAYECITRADRMNDEAIDLLKRSGCVQVWVGAESGSQAVIDAMDRRVDVQRVRDMIRSARKAGIATGTFIMLGYPGEQEEDILRTVEHLKESAPDVFTITVAYPIAGTELHAQVEADLERPLPWELGSDREHDFPRAYRRPYYGHAVRFVVNEVEWHKAHQAGLRTSPRALRHKLRAWSGRAGMVFWRSLSTRA, from the coding sequence ATGAAGGTGCTCCTTTCCCACGGCTACTTCCTCCATGAGGATGCCAAGGAGCGCCGGCTCATGCGCCCCTACCCCCCTCTTGGTCTGCTCTACATCGCGGGACACCTGCGCGAGGCCGGGCATGAGGTGGAGGTGTACGACAGCACCTTCGGGACCATGGATGGCCTCTTCGACCGGCTGCTCCGCGCACGGCCCCGCTGCCTCGGCCTCTATGTCAACCTGATGACCCGGGCGAACATCGTGCGCATCATGCGGCGGGTGCGACAGGATCCGACGCTCCGCGAGCTGCCCATCGTGCTGGGAGGTCCGGAGACCCGGGCGCATGCCGAACGCTTCCTGGCCCATGGCGCGACCGCCTGCGTGGTGGGCGAAGGTGAACGCACCATGGCCGAACTGGTCGAAGCGTTCGAGGCCGGGCGCACCGAGCTGAGCGGCATCGCCGGCGTGGTGTGGCGGGACGCCCACGGGGCCCTGCATCACACCCCGGAGCGCGAGAAGCTCAAGGACCTCGCCGGGCTGTCCCTCCCTGCACGGGACCTGATCGACATGCAGGCCTACCTGGATGCCTGGCGCGGCCGGCACGGATACAGCACCATCAACGTCAGCACCATGCGCGGCTGCCCGTACACCTGCCGGTGGTGCAGCCGTGGTGTGTATGGTCTGAGCTACCGTCGGCGCCCGGTGGAGCAGGTGATCGATGAACTGGCCGACATCCAGCAGCGCTTCGCGCCGGACCGCATCTGGTTCGTGGATGATGTCTTCACCGTGAACCACCGCTGGCTGAAGGACTTCACCGAGGAGATCGAACGCCGCGGCCTGCGTATCGCCTACGAGTGCATCACGCGCGCCGACCGGATGAACGACGAGGCGATCGATCTGCTGAAGCGGAGCGGTTGCGTGCAGGTGTGGGTGGGCGCCGAAAGCGGCAGCCAGGCCGTGATCGATGCGATGGACCGGCGGGTGGATGTGCAGCGCGTGCGTGACATGATCAGGAGCGCACGGAAGGCGGGCATCGCCACGGGGACCTTCATCATGCTCGGCTACCCGGGCGAGCAGGAGGAGGACATCCTGCGGACCGTGGAGCACCTCAAGGAAAGCGCACCGGACGTGTTCACCATCACGGTGGCCTACCCCATCGCCGGCACGGAGCTCCACGCACAGGTGGAGGCCGATCTGGAACGGCCTCTGCCATGGGAGCTGGGCAGCGACCGCGAACACGACTTCCCACGGGCCTACCGCAGACCCTACTATGGTCACGCCGTGCGGTTCGTGGTGAACGAGGTGGAATGGCACAAGGCACACCAGGCCGGCCTGCGGACAAGTCCCCGTGCGCTCCGCCACAAACTGCGGGCCTGGAGCGGCAGGGCGGGCATGGTGTTCTGGAGATCCCTGTCCACACGAGCATGA
- a CDS encoding class I SAM-dependent methyltransferase: MSTDAFDIAAASYDADFTDSAIGRAQRGQVWRALDPLLHPPPMQVLELNCGTGADAMHIAGAGHSVLATDRSEAMLSVARAKARHAGLADRVRTAALDLQVPELPPGEGPFDLVLSDLGGLNCIDAAGLAAVGRFIASVLRPGGRFVAVLMADRCLMETAYHLLRARPATAFRRWRHGPMDVPVGGRAVRTWYHSPAVLRQAFGPSFVQEDLRPIGLFVPPGYLEPRLRDRPRLLHWLDRSDRLAARAPWTARLGDHYLIQLRRGT, from the coding sequence ATGAGCACGGACGCGTTCGACATCGCCGCGGCCAGCTACGATGCCGACTTCACCGACAGCGCCATCGGCAGGGCACAGCGCGGCCAGGTGTGGCGGGCCTTGGACCCGCTGTTGCACCCACCTCCGATGCAGGTGCTCGAGCTCAACTGCGGCACGGGTGCCGATGCCATGCACATCGCCGGCGCCGGCCACAGCGTGCTGGCCACCGACCGCAGCGAGGCCATGCTCTCCGTGGCCCGTGCCAAGGCGCGACACGCCGGGCTCGCCGATCGGGTGCGCACCGCTGCGCTCGATCTGCAGGTGCCGGAGCTCCCGCCCGGCGAAGGCCCGTTCGACCTGGTGCTGTCCGACCTCGGTGGGCTCAACTGCATCGATGCGGCCGGGCTTGCAGCGGTCGGCCGCTTCATCGCTTCCGTGCTCCGCCCGGGAGGGCGTTTCGTGGCCGTGCTGATGGCCGACCGGTGCCTGATGGAAACGGCCTACCACCTGCTGCGTGCCCGGCCTGCGACCGCTTTTCGCCGTTGGAGGCATGGACCCATGGATGTTCCCGTGGGCGGCCGCGCCGTGCGCACCTGGTATCACTCACCGGCCGTGCTCAGGCAGGCCTTCGGGCCAAGCTTCGTTCAGGAGGACCTTCGCCCCATCGGTCTGTTCGTGCCACCCGGCTATCTGGAACCGCGCCTGCGAGACCGGCCCCGCCTCCTCCACTGGCTGGACCGATCGGACCGCCTGGCCGCGCGGGCGCCGTGGACGGCCCGACTCGGCGACCACTACCTCATCCAGCTCCGTCGCGGCACATGA
- a CDS encoding B12-binding domain-containing radical SAM protein, which produces MARVLLTNAYFYRLDRKQWRDARPYPPLGTLLASAVLRQAGHAVHVHDGSLTEGPDSLVHSLTDHAPQVLVIHDDGFNYLTKMCLTVMREACLRMIALGREHGCRVVVNSSDASDHPEAYLMAGADAVVLGESEDALRELVGHWSAGTAWHAVANVAHLDPDGSVRRAPKRPVMRDLDALPLPAWDLIDLAPYRRIWMRSQGRFSLNVATTRGCPFKCNWCAKPIYGNRYNSRSPEHVVRELELLRAQAAPDHIWMCDDIFGLKPGWVRRFADLVEARGIRIPYKIQSRVDLLLESDTIDALVRSGLEEVWVGAESGSQHILDAMDKGTRVEQIAAATRLLKAKGVRVGFFLQFGYPGETDDDVERTIRMVEELLPDDIGVSVSYPLPGTPFFERVRTELGDKANWSDSDDLAMMFRSTHRPAYYKRLHRYVHARYRRRQALHALSLGFSGRSGDLRRGLSLLYYLPAVLVDRIRLSAA; this is translated from the coding sequence ATGGCCCGGGTACTGCTGACCAACGCCTACTTCTACCGGCTCGACCGCAAACAGTGGCGGGACGCGCGGCCCTATCCCCCGCTCGGCACCCTGCTCGCCTCGGCCGTGCTGCGCCAGGCCGGTCACGCCGTGCACGTGCATGACGGCAGCCTCACCGAAGGCCCGGACAGCCTGGTGCATTCCTTGACGGACCACGCGCCACAGGTGCTCGTCATCCACGACGACGGGTTCAACTACCTCACCAAGATGTGCCTCACGGTGATGCGCGAGGCCTGTCTGCGCATGATCGCCCTGGGCCGGGAACACGGCTGCAGGGTGGTGGTGAACAGCTCGGATGCATCCGACCATCCGGAGGCTTACCTGATGGCCGGCGCGGATGCCGTGGTGCTCGGCGAAAGTGAGGATGCACTCCGTGAACTGGTCGGCCATTGGTCCGCCGGAACAGCCTGGCACGCGGTGGCCAACGTGGCCCACCTCGACCCCGATGGTTCCGTTCGGCGTGCACCCAAGCGACCCGTGATGCGCGACCTCGACGCCCTCCCCCTGCCCGCCTGGGACCTCATCGACCTTGCCCCGTACCGCCGGATCTGGATGCGCTCCCAGGGCCGCTTCAGCCTCAATGTGGCCACCACGCGCGGGTGCCCGTTCAAGTGCAACTGGTGCGCGAAACCCATCTACGGCAACCGCTACAACAGCCGTTCACCCGAGCATGTGGTGCGCGAGCTGGAGCTGCTCCGGGCCCAGGCCGCACCGGACCACATCTGGATGTGCGATGACATCTTCGGCCTGAAGCCCGGCTGGGTGCGGCGCTTCGCCGATCTGGTCGAAGCACGAGGCATCCGCATCCCCTACAAGATCCAAAGCCGGGTGGACCTGCTGCTGGAGAGCGACACCATCGACGCCCTCGTGCGGTCCGGCCTGGAGGAGGTCTGGGTGGGTGCGGAGAGCGGCAGCCAGCATATCCTGGATGCCATGGACAAGGGCACCCGCGTGGAGCAGATCGCCGCGGCCACACGGCTGCTCAAGGCCAAGGGCGTGCGCGTCGGCTTCTTCCTGCAGTTCGGCTATCCCGGGGAAACGGACGACGATGTGGAGCGCACCATCCGCATGGTGGAGGAGCTGTTGCCGGACGATATCGGCGTCTCCGTGAGCTATCCGCTGCCGGGCACACCCTTCTTCGAACGCGTAAGGACCGAGCTTGGTGACAAGGCGAACTGGAGCGACAGCGACGACCTGGCGATGATGTTCCGCAGCACCCATCGGCCGGCCTACTACAAGCGGCTGCACCGGTACGTGCATGCGCGCTACCGCCGTCGTCAGGCGTTGCACGCACTGTCGCTGGGGTTCAGCGGCCGGTCCGGCGACCTCCGTCGCGGGTTGTCCCTGCTGTACTACCTGCCCGCCGTCCTGGTGGATCGCATCCGCCTCTCCGCCGCATGA
- a CDS encoding glycosyltransferase family 39 protein has product MMRGYARSRALAAVLISAWLLVAALLHVAGFEGLLGADAHDYLRLARQWTAWAHGGARPVMVEHPMGYPILGALFGGAFGAEHAALRLVTGLSWVLLLLSARRVLRQAPGDEAGTFAVLVIGGAPFVLRYAHTVMSDVPAMAAVLLSTAFTLRWHDRRQWSDLGMAVLTAAVAVGIRTACAPLLAVLALTWPRGLPSGRGAWLWALAAVAVLAGGIAIAEGSGISALHTPLQEWSVRHMIARTHTSDDGVLRYALPNVLYVLGVLVHPGLLPMGLPLLPFVRRSDAQVPAVRLALMMLAAYLLLLAGLPFQNDRVLALGQPFAAIVLFPAFRRALVWCGERGIRRGAVLWVLALLQAVLFVRAMAPFVRQAGEERELARLLRALRPQVVYTHGLGGPLMEQVPGVAVHELWYGRIARFEPGAWVVVRPDALAAQWAGLPPATNWEAALAQGARVVWRGPGGWVLARVPPDRR; this is encoded by the coding sequence ATGATGCGGGGATATGCACGGTCCCGGGCGCTGGCGGCCGTGCTGATCTCCGCATGGCTGCTGGTGGCCGCCCTGCTCCACGTGGCCGGGTTCGAGGGGCTGCTCGGCGCCGATGCGCATGACTATCTGCGGCTGGCCCGGCAGTGGACGGCCTGGGCGCATGGCGGCGCGCGCCCGGTGATGGTGGAGCACCCGATGGGCTACCCCATCCTCGGTGCGCTGTTCGGTGGTGCCTTCGGTGCGGAGCACGCGGCGCTGCGGCTCGTGACCGGCCTGTCCTGGGTGCTGCTGCTGCTGTCGGCCCGACGCGTTCTGCGGCAGGCGCCGGGCGATGAGGCGGGCACCTTCGCGGTGCTGGTGATCGGTGGTGCGCCTTTCGTTCTGCGCTATGCGCACACCGTGATGAGCGACGTGCCGGCGATGGCGGCGGTCCTCCTCTCCACGGCGTTCACGCTGCGGTGGCACGACCGTCGCCAGTGGTCGGATCTCGGCATGGCGGTGTTGACCGCGGCGGTGGCGGTGGGCATCCGCACGGCCTGTGCGCCATTGCTGGCGGTGCTTGCACTGACGTGGCCCCGGGGGCTGCCTTCGGGCCGTGGCGCATGGCTGTGGGCGTTGGCGGCCGTGGCGGTGCTGGCCGGTGGCATCGCCATCGCGGAGGGCTCCGGCATCTCCGCCCTGCACACACCGCTGCAGGAGTGGTCCGTGCGGCACATGATCGCGCGCACGCACACCTCGGACGATGGCGTGCTGCGCTATGCGCTTCCCAACGTGCTGTACGTGCTCGGGGTGCTGGTGCATCCCGGGCTGCTGCCCATGGGCCTGCCGCTGCTGCCGTTCGTGCGGCGGAGCGATGCGCAGGTGCCGGCGGTGCGGCTGGCGCTGATGATGCTGGCGGCGTACCTGCTGCTGCTGGCCGGTCTGCCGTTCCAGAACGACCGGGTGCTGGCCTTGGGGCAGCCGTTCGCGGCCATCGTGCTCTTTCCCGCGTTCCGGCGTGCGCTGGTGTGGTGCGGGGAACGGGGCATCCGGCGCGGAGCCGTGCTCTGGGTCCTCGCGTTGCTGCAGGCCGTGCTCTTTGTGCGGGCGATGGCCCCCTTCGTGCGGCAGGCGGGCGAGGAGCGTGAGCTGGCGCGGCTGCTGCGCGCCTTGCGGCCGCAGGTGGTGTACACGCACGGGTTGGGCGGCCCGCTGATGGAGCAGGTGCCGGGCGTGGCCGTGCATGAGCTGTGGTACGGCCGCATCGCCCGGTTCGAGCCCGGTGCATGGGTGGTGGTGCGCCCGGACGCCTTGGCGGCGCAATGGGCCGGTCTGCCGCCGGCCACCAATTGGGAGGCTGCCCTCGCCCAAGGCGCTCGTGTGGTATGGCGGGGGCCTGGCGGGTGGGTGCTGGCGCGAGTGCCTCCCGATCGTCGCTGA